From the Candidatus Methanosuratincola sp. genome, the window TCGTCCTCCTGATGTCGATGTCAAGCCTCTCTAGGATCTCCAGGTATTTGGTTGAGGGCGGGATGAGCCCAGAGAGGCCTGTTGCAATAATAACCAGCTCGGGCGGGCTGCGGAAGGAATTCTACAGGCTAGGGGAGCTTATCGGACGGGAAGACAGGCCCGATGGCCCCGGGGTTGTGGTAATAGGCGAGGTTGTGGAGGCATTCATGCATTGACCAAAAAGAGGATTCTGATAACCTCCATTTCGCACTTCGATCCCTCCCCATTAAGGGATCTGGGATACGATCCTGTCAGGGCCAGCACAGTTAGGATAGCCCCCGATCCCGACGCTGTCAGGGCGCTGAGGGGTCGGATCATCGAGGGGAGTTATGACTCTGCAGCTTTCATGAGTCCGAGGGCTATCGATCTCATTTCCCCCGACGCAATGCTAGTGAAGTCGCTCTCTGCAATGCGGGTATACGCGGTTGGCCCTTCAACGGCGGGTTCCTTGGAATCGCGCGGCATAAGAGTATCAGGGGTTCCTAGGGAATACACGAGCGCATCCCTCGCCGATCTGATTGCAGCAGAGAATTCAAAGGTCCCGTTCAGGAAAATGGTAGTGCCAAGAAGCGCACTTGCAGACTCTTGGTTTTCTGAAAAGCTAAATAGCCAAGGCATCAGCTCTGAAGAGTTGAGGATTTACACAGCGCAGCCTGATGTCGAAGGCATAAACCTTTTCCTGCATACGCTCGAGAAAGGGGTCGAGGCAGCAGTCTTCACCAGCAGGTCATCTATTCTGATGCTGGTCGATTACCTCCGCTCCTGCGGCAGAGAGCTTGAGGCGATAGGTGCCCTGAAGAGGGTCAAGGTAATTGCGATTGGTCCTGAGACTGCGAGGGGTCTCAAGTCAGCAGGGATCGATGCCGCGGTGCTGGGGATCCACTCGATCAATGGGCTTGTTTCATACCTTAAAGGTGATCAGACATGAATCCGAAAAGAACAGGTGTAATCTTGGTAGGGCATGGAAGCAGAGAGCCGTACAACAAGGAAGCGGTCAGGTATTTTGCAGAGCGGCTTATGGGGGAATACGGGTTCGTTGGCTATGCATTCATGGAGATGTGCGATCCGTCGATCCCAGAAGCCCTTGAAGCAGCTGCAAAGTCCGGAGTCGAAGAGCTGATTGTGCAGCCCGTCTTCCTGACTCGGGGGGTGCATATCGACCAAGACATCCCTGCACTCTTGGGGATACCAAAAGGCTCAAGGATCGGGAAGATCGTGGTTTCTGGCAGGGAGATCTTGGTCAAATACGGCGCCCCGCTGGGCAAGGACGAGCGGATACTGGGTATACTCAAAGACAGGATAGCTGAGGCTGCGGGGGTGGAGCATTGAAGGTAATGGTCGTGGATGCCACCCATGGGGGGATCACCCTCTCAGAGGAGTTTAGGGGAAGGGGTGATGAGGTCACTTTAGTGGACGTCCACAGGACCATGTCCAAGGAGGATCTGGAGCGGTGCTCAAGGAATTTCAGGGTTGAGAGGGCGCTCCCTGACCCGTCGCAGTTCGACCTAATTGTCAAGCCTGTCCACTTCCCTTCAGAGCCATTCCGTGGGGTAGAGGATAGGCTGATCACCCACCACCAGGCTGTGAGGATGCTCGCCTCGGACCTGATAAAATTCCCTGTGGCTGAAATCACCGGGAGCTTCGGGAAGACGACCTCCGTGCTATGCGCCATTTCAATGCTGAGAGAGCGATTCTCGGTACTAAGCATCACGAGCAAGGGCATATGCTTCGACAGCGACGCAGGCAGAGAGATTCTCGCCGGCAACACAAGCGCAACGCCAGCAAACATAATCAGGGCGCTGAGGCTTGCGCCCGAAAGGCCAGACTTGGCGATCTTCGAAGTCTCCTTAGGCGGGACCGGGCTCGCAGATCTTGGCATAATCAAAAATGTTTATGATGATTATCCAATCGCAAAAGGGACATCTTCCGCCTCAAGAGCAAAGATTTCGATGGTTTTGGACAGGAAGGATGGGTCCACAGTATTGGTGAATGCTGACGACAGCAAGCTTTCTGGTCTGACTGGGGTCCAACGATTTTCTCCTAAAGGCTCTGCTTCGGAAGTGCGGGCAGAGGGTGCGAGAGTGGGTGCTTCTGGGATGGGATTCACGGCGGTTTTTGAGGGATTCGGGACCATGGTTGGGCCCGTAAGCGGCGCCAGGCGGGTCATAAGCGCCCCAGGCCCAGTAGGCAGGCAGCACCTCGAGAATATGCTTGTGGCAGTCGCAATCGCTTCATACTTCAACTGGGATGAAAGTGATGTAATGTTTGGTGCCGAGCCCTTTGAGAAGAAGATGGTCTTGGAGTGCCCCGATCCTCCCCGTGTGCTGAACAGGAGCCCGTCTGTAGGCGCAAAGTCTATCGAGGCATCTATCAGGGATTATTTGGAGATATACCCGCCCATCAGGCTGATAATCGGCGGGAAGCTGAAGACTACTTGCGGCTCGCTTGACGCAGAAGAGGTCGCAAGGGTAATACGATCTAGCCCGTTCAGGGAAGTTTTTCTCTTCGGCGAATTTGGCGACGCTCTCTCGAAATTCATTGACGCGGAGCGCCTCGAGGGGGCGAGTCATGCGGGGGATGTGCCTTCATTGATTCTGGAGCGTGCTTAAGATGTCCGTTATAATGCACCCGAGGCCGAGCCCGATAGCCGCTGCCATGTACACGCTGCGGGATCTTGATGTGGACGTGATAGTCTTACATGGCCCTTCGGGGTGCTGTTTCAGGCCAGCCAGGCTGCTCGAGAGGGATGGGGTGAAGGTCGTCACAAGCGCGCTTCTCGAGGACGATTTCGTCTTCGGCAGCGAGGGGAAGCTGTCTAGGGTGCTGAAGCGCGTCGACGAGCTTTTCAAGCCAAGGCTCATAGGCCTTGTTGGCAGCTGCGCCAGCATGATAATAGGTGAGGATCTCAAGAAGGCAGCAAGAGAAGCCGGGCTCCTTGACAAGACGATCTGCTGCGACGTGCACAGCGGTTCTGGAGACAACACTGTGGGTGCAATAGTGGTCCTCAGGGAGGCGATGTCAATGGGGCTGATTCCCCGTGAGGAGTTCGAGCGGCAGAAGCGGATGCTCGAGATGGCTACCCAGCTTGAGCAGGCTAGGGGCACAGCCAGGGGGGAATACATCGATACCTGCGTTGGGGATTCTCCTAAAGAAGTGGCCCGTGCCATTTTGGGCGTCCTGGCGTCAGGGGGGAAAGTGGCATGCGTACTCAACGCCAAGAAGGAGACTGCCTTCCTGTATGCTGATGTGACGCTCGCCATTTGCGAGGCGTCACGAAGGCTAGGGGGCAAGGTGCAGGTCTTGGCAAACCTAGATCCATCTGTGGGGCTGCCCAGGGTCAGGTTGTACTCGAGGCAGATCTTGGGCAGTTTTTCGGATGCCGGGGTGGCAGTTGACGCGATAACTGGGGGGATCGATGAGTACCCTGCCTCAGGCGAGAAGGCTAAGCAGATTATCCTCAATTCCCCGCCAGACCTGGCAGTGATATCCGGCATACCTCATGCTGTGGCGGTGGAGAGGGCGGTCAGGACAGTTGCGGTGAGCGTAGGGTCCAGGGCTGTATCCAACCTGAAGTCATTGGGCTATGACTATGTAGTAGGCGAGCGCGACGCCCACCAGGTATCCCTTGGTCGGAACAAGCAGATACGGAGATCCCTGCTCGGTCAGGCGATCAGGGAGGGCATACGCGCATGAGGGCACTTGCACTCTACGGGAAGGGCGGCATCGGCAAATCCACGCTGGCATCAAACATTGCTGCAGCCTTGGGGGGCAGAGGGGTAAAAACCCTATTGGTCGGCTGCGACCCTAAGGCAGACTCTACCATAAACCTTCTCGGCAGGCGCATCCAGCCTCTGCTCGAGGTAATGAGGGAAGAGAAGAGGCCGCCGCCAGAGCGTTTCACCATGGTCGGCTTCAATGGAGTGTCCTGCGTTGAGATAGGCGGCCCGGAGCCCGGGGTTGGGTGCGCTGGGCGAGGCCTAATCATCGGGATCAGGTATTTGATCGAAGCGTTGGATCTGGAAGAATTCGACCTTGTGATTTTCGACGTGCCTGCCGACATAGTTTGCGGGGGGCTCGCCGTGGTAGTCAAGGAAGGTTATGCCGAGAGCGCTCTAGTAGTGACTTCCGACGAGTTCATGTCGCTCTATGCCGCAAACAATCTCTGCAGGGGCTTCACTTCCATAGGCGCTAAGGTCGGCGGTCTTCTGTACAACAGGGCTTCGGAGAGGGGGAGGGCATATGTTGAGGCCTTCTCGGAAAAGGTCGGCTTGCCGATTCTGGGATCGGTGCCGCTTTCCGATGAGATAAAGAATGCTGACAGGGCGAGAAGGACGATGATCGAGACAGACCCGTCTTCAGCCGCCTCTGCAGCCATGATCTCACTCGCGGACTCGGTTTACAAGAGCCGATTCTCCGTAATCCCCAAGTGGATACCTGCCGAGGATCTGGAGGCTATCTTCGTTGGAGATGCCTAGGATCGTCCTCTCCGCAGGGGGTAGCGACTCAGGAAAGACTATCGTGACGGCCGCCCTTCTCAGGATCCTGGGCGCTAAAGGCTACCGTGTCCAGCCGTTCAAGATAGGCCCCGACTACATAGATCCGATGTACCACAGGCTTGCGTCGGGCAGGCCCTGCAGGAACCTTGACTCGTGGATAATGGACGAGATGACTGTGGTCTCGTCCTTCGCTTCAGGCTCGATCGGATCGGACTTGGCGGTAATAGAGGGCGTCAGAGGCCTCTACGAGGGGGAATCGCCTGTTGGGGACGAGGGGAGCACTGCACATGTTGCGAAAATCCTGAAGTCCCCTGTGGTCATTGTCCTCAACTGCCATAGCCTCACTAGGAGCGCAGCAGCTCAGCTCATTGGGCTAAGGGCGATGGACAACCAAGTCCAAATTGCTGGAGTGATCCTCAACAAGGTGAGCGATGCCCGGCACGAGGAGAAGCTGAGGCGTGCGATATCGCATTACGCAGGGATACCCATACTTGGATCCCTTTCCAGATCCCCTCGCCTTGAAATAAAGAAGCGACATCTGGGGTTGACGACCTCCCATGAGTTCCCTGAGGCGCTAGAGGTGATAAAAAGCGCCGCAGAGCAGTTGGAAGAGGGCCTTGATCTGGAGAGGATCCTCGAGATCGCCAAGCAGGCCCCGCCAATAGATTACATGCCTGAAGCACGTCCCTTCGAAGGCGAGCGCGTCAGGATTGGGGTCTTCATGGACGGGCCTTTCTCTTTCTATTATCACGAGAACCTTTCTGCACTCAGGGAGATGGGCGCGGAGATCGCAGTCGTTGACAGCCTATCTGACCGTGGGTTAGGCGATGATCTCTCGGGGGTGCTCATAGGCGGTGGATATCCTGAGATATTCTCCAAAGAGCTCGAAGCGAATTACCAGATGCGGCGTTCGCTCAAGGAGAGGATTATGGACGGGCTCCCTGCGATAGGCGAGTGTGGCGGGCTGATGTACCTCTGTAGATCGATCGAGCGCAATGGTGAAAAGAGGCAGATGGTGGGCGTCTTCGATGGCGATGTAGTGATGCACGAGAAACCCAAAGCGCTGAGCTATGTTGCACTGGAAGCATCCCGCTCGAGCGTAATAGCCGACCAGGGGGCGGCATTGAGAGGTCATGAGTTCCATTACTCGTCCATTGAGGGCCTGTCGAGCGAGCTTTCGTTCAGGGTTCTCAGGGGCAAGGGTATACGGGATTTCATGGATGGCGCCGTATGCCATAATGCGATAGGGATGTACACGCATCTCCACTATCTGGCTTGCCCGGGCGTGCCCGCGAAGTTCCTGAAAGAATGCAGGGCATACTCGCGCCGTTGAGGCTCAGAAATCCCCTTCCCGCAAGGCTTTCTGGAGCAATTTCTTGACTTTCTTTGAAAGTGAAGGATCCCTGCCCCCTGTGGTGATCCCCAGCTTGAACTTGCCGTAATCTATCACGGCAGGGAAGATCAGGCTGCATTCCTCCGGCGA encodes:
- the cfbD gene encoding Ni-sirohydrochlorin a,c-diamide reductive cyclase catalytic subunit, translated to MSVIMHPRPSPIAAAMYTLRDLDVDVIVLHGPSGCCFRPARLLERDGVKVVTSALLEDDFVFGSEGKLSRVLKRVDELFKPRLIGLVGSCASMIIGEDLKKAAREAGLLDKTICCDVHSGSGDNTVGAIVVLREAMSMGLIPREEFERQKRMLEMATQLEQARGTARGEYIDTCVGDSPKEVARAILGVLASGGKVACVLNAKKETAFLYADVTLAICEASRRLGGKVQVLANLDPSVGLPRVRLYSRQILGSFSDAGVAVDAITGGIDEYPASGEKAKQIILNSPPDLAVISGIPHAVAVERAVRTVAVSVGSRAVSNLKSLGYDYVVGERDAHQVSLGRNKQIRRSLLGQAIREGIRA
- the cfbA gene encoding sirohydrochlorin nickelochelatase, which codes for MNPKRTGVILVGHGSREPYNKEAVRYFAERLMGEYGFVGYAFMEMCDPSIPEALEAAAKSGVEELIVQPVFLTRGVHIDQDIPALLGIPKGSRIGKIVVSGREILVKYGAPLGKDERILGILKDRIAEAAGVEH
- a CDS encoding uroporphyrinogen-III synthase; this translates as MTKKRILITSISHFDPSPLRDLGYDPVRASTVRIAPDPDAVRALRGRIIEGSYDSAAFMSPRAIDLISPDAMLVKSLSAMRVYAVGPSTAGSLESRGIRVSGVPREYTSASLADLIAAENSKVPFRKMVVPRSALADSWFSEKLNSQGISSEELRIYTAQPDVEGINLFLHTLEKGVEAAVFTSRSSILMLVDYLRSCGRELEAIGALKRVKVIAIGPETARGLKSAGIDAAVLGIHSINGLVSYLKGDQT
- a CDS encoding cobyrinate a,c-diamide synthase; this translates as MPRIVLSAGGSDSGKTIVTAALLRILGAKGYRVQPFKIGPDYIDPMYHRLASGRPCRNLDSWIMDEMTVVSSFASGSIGSDLAVIEGVRGLYEGESPVGDEGSTAHVAKILKSPVVIVLNCHSLTRSAAAQLIGLRAMDNQVQIAGVILNKVSDARHEEKLRRAISHYAGIPILGSLSRSPRLEIKKRHLGLTTSHEFPEALEVIKSAAEQLEEGLDLERILEIAKQAPPIDYMPEARPFEGERVRIGVFMDGPFSFYYHENLSALREMGAEIAVVDSLSDRGLGDDLSGVLIGGGYPEIFSKELEANYQMRRSLKERIMDGLPAIGECGGLMYLCRSIERNGEKRQMVGVFDGDVVMHEKPKALSYVALEASRSSVIADQGAALRGHEFHYSSIEGLSSELSFRVLRGKGIRDFMDGAVCHNAIGMYTHLHYLACPGVPAKFLKECRAYSRR
- a CDS encoding P-loop NTPase, whose product is MRALALYGKGGIGKSTLASNIAAALGGRGVKTLLVGCDPKADSTINLLGRRIQPLLEVMREEKRPPPERFTMVGFNGVSCVEIGGPEPGVGCAGRGLIIGIRYLIEALDLEEFDLVIFDVPADIVCGGLAVVVKEGYAESALVVTSDEFMSLYAANNLCRGFTSIGAKVGGLLYNRASERGRAYVEAFSEKVGLPILGSVPLSDEIKNADRARRTMIETDPSSAASAAMISLADSVYKSRFSVIPKWIPAEDLEAIFVGDA